Proteins encoded by one window of Lycium barbarum isolate Lr01 chromosome 11, ASM1917538v2, whole genome shotgun sequence:
- the LOC132619282 gene encoding uncharacterized protein LOC132619282 isoform X1: MHRVRYSCDAVGCPFICHISDDDTTVGVTVKTLIPHSDCGVVYANPLINSSIIAQYFKGKLQDDPKYKVKDMRADLHRVFDLNVSEGKCKRAKREVLETLEGCFTDNYKKLEAYANELRESNPGRDVVINLSKEALAQGKRKFLRMYICFKALKMGFKEGLRPFIGLDGTFLKGKAKGQVLVAIGQDSMNQFYPPAWAVVDKETKRTWSWFLQQLQHSLELHNGKGITFISDMQKGLLDAVKNVLLKHIRDFV, from the exons ATGCATAGGGTGAGATATTCATGTGATGCTGTAGGATGCCCATTTATATGCCACATATCTGATGATGACACTACTGTTGGGGTGACTGTTAAGACTTTAATTCCTCATAGTGATTGTGGTGTAGTGTATGCTAACCCACTGATCAACTCTAGTATCATAGCTCAATATTTCAAGGGAAAGTTACAAGATGACCCAAAATACAAGGTAAAAGATATGAGGGCTGACTTACATAGAGTTTTTGATTTAAATGTAAGTGAAGGAAAATGTAAAAGAGCCAAAAGAGAGGTCCTGGAAACTCTGGAAGGTTGTTTTACAGATAATTACAAAAAACTAGAGGCCTATGCAAATGAATTGAGAGAATCAAATCCAGGACGTGATGTTGTGATTAATTTGTCCAAGGAGGCGCTAGCTCAAGGTAAAAGGAAATTTCTAAGAATGTATATTTGTTTCAAGGCATTGAAAATGGGTTTTAAGGAAGGGTTAAGACCATTTATTGGGTTAGATGGTACATTCCTTAAAGGAAAAGCCAAGGGTCAAGTATTGGTTGCTATTGGTCAAGACAGTATGAACCAATTTTACCCTCCAGCATGGGCAGTGGTTGATAAAGAGACCAAGAGGACTTGGAGCTGGTTCTTACAGCAGTTGCAACACTCACTTGAACTCCATAATGGCAAAGGAATAACCTTCATATCAGATATGCAGAAG GGACTGCTTGATGCAGTAAAGAATGTATTGCTGAAGCACATCAGAGATTTTGTGTAA
- the LOC132619282 gene encoding uncharacterized protein LOC132619282 isoform X2, with amino-acid sequence MKQLDEPAAKDLISRYPPETWCRAYLDTVCKNQGVDNNFTESFNSWILEARYKPIIGMLDDIRIKVMNMLRENDEFVNKWYSLVSPNTMKLYNEYLKIAQVCKVNGNEDNGYEATEGHDRHVVNLRQKRCTCRTWDLTRIPCPHAIKAMIHKKVDPISEIHWYHSKEAFKLAYKHKLQPVRGVQFWNVDPSQAMEPPALVKLASRPRIKRDRGKDEALKRQGEWKLSRKGRVMTCSNCGEPNHNVRGCGKVN; translated from the coding sequence ATGAAGCAGTTGGATGAACCTGCTGCAAAGGACTTAATCAGCAGGTATCCTCCAGAAACATGGTGTAGAGCTTATCTTGATACAGTCTGTAAGAATCAAGGAGTGGACAACAATTTTACTGAGTCATTCAACTCTTGGATACTTGAGGCAAGGTATAAGCCCATCATTGGGATGTTGGATGACATAAGGATTAAGGTGATGAATATGTTGAGAGAAAATGATGAGTTTGTGAATAAGTGGTATAGTTTGGTCAGTCCTAATACAATGAAGTTGTATAATGAATATTTGAAAATAGCCCAAGTGTGCAAGGTCAATGGCAATGAAGACAATGGATATGAGGCAACAGAAGGACATGATAGACATGTGGTGAATTTGAGGCAAAAGCGGTGTACTTGTAGGACATGGGACCTTACTAGAATCCCATGTCCACATGCAATCAAGGCCATGATTCACAAGAAAGTTGACCCTATTTCTGAGATACATTGGTATCATAGCAAAGAGGCATTCAAGCTAGCATACAAACACAAGTTGCAGCCAGTTAGGGGCGTACAGTTTTGGAATGTTGACCCTTCTCAGGCCATGGAACCACCAGCTTTGGTCAAACTTGCCAGCAGACCTAGGATTAAGAGGGATAGAGGGAAAGATGAGGCCCTTAAGAGGCAAGGTGAATGGAAGCTTTCAAGGAAAGGTAGAGTGATGACTTGTAGCAACTGTGGAGAGCCAAATCATAATGTTAGGGGCTGTGGCAAGGTAAATTAA